The following coding sequences lie in one Pontibacter sp. G13 genomic window:
- the metH gene encoding methionine synthase, whose translation MNLTQTHPNTRERLVQLLDERILVLDGAMGTMIQKHTLSEEDFRGERFKDHPVPVKGNNDMLSLTQPEIIKAIHREYLEAGSDLIGTNTFSANSIAMEDYQMQDDVYDLNYYSAKLAKEAAQEYSLKTPNKPRFVAGAMGPTNRTASLSPDVNDPGYRAVNFDQLVDAYYEQAVGLMDGGADILLIETVFDTLNCKAAIFAVETLAEERGQRIPIMVSGTITDASGRTLSGQVVEAFWISVKHADLLSVGLNCALGAKQLRQYVKDLSRVANVYISAYPNAGLPNEFGAYDQTDRQMAELIRPFLEEGLVNFVGGCCGSTPEHIKAIHDVAVHAKPRIVPEEEPIPNFSGLEPLKITDTTNFVNVGERTNVTGSRKFARLIKEGNYDEALSVARQQVEGGAQIIDINMDEGMLDSKEAMVRFLNLLAAEPDISRVPVMIDSSKFEVIEAGLKCLQGKGIVNSISMKEGEDVFIEQAKKIKRYGAAVVVMAFDEKGQADTFERKIEICAKAYNILTKQVGMKPWDIIFDPNIFAVATGIEEHNNYAVDFIQATAWIKQNLPHAMVSGGVSNVSFSFRGNNAVREAIHAVFLYHAIREGMDMGIVNAGMLQVYEEIPKDLLEKVEDVILNRSENATEALVDFADSVKQSGAKRKVSLEWREKPVAERLSHALVAGLVDFIEEDVEEARQMFDRPLHVIEGPLMDGMNVVGDLFGAGKMFLPQVVKSARVMKRAVAYLLPYMEDEKDAQTKSAGKILLATVKGDVHDIGKNIVGVVLACNNFEIIDLGVMVPLEKILDTAQKEQVDIIGLSGLITPSLDEMVYVAEEMQARGMNTPLLIGGATTSRIHTAVKINPMYDHGVVHVLDASKSVPVAQSLMSQNEGARAEYLDSFQQEYEKLREGHLNRQAQKSYLPLAEARANKFDIDWSEGVQPAPKQTGLQVFEDYSLEAISKYIDWTPFFYTWEMKGRYPKIFDDPEKGTEAKRLFEDAQQMLRKIIEEKWLTAKAVIGFWPANGVDHEDVELYTDEGRETVLARFCNPRQQSEKRNVPNFSLGDFVAPKETGLPDYLGGFAVTAGLGIERKLAEFEAAHDDYSSIMLKALADRLAEAFAELMHKEVRTQHWGYSPEENFSNQELIQEKYAGIRPAPGYPANPDHTEKITLFELLNAEELIGIGLTDSLAMMPAASVSGLYFSHPKSSYFGLGKITKEQVESYAERKGMTIKEVERWLSPNLGY comes from the coding sequence ATGAACTTGACACAAACCCACCCAAACACCCGCGAGCGGCTTGTCCAATTGCTGGATGAACGCATTCTCGTACTCGATGGCGCGATGGGAACCATGATCCAGAAACACACACTTTCGGAGGAAGACTTCCGGGGTGAGCGATTCAAGGACCATCCAGTACCCGTCAAAGGAAACAACGATATGTTGTCCCTGACGCAGCCAGAGATCATCAAGGCGATTCACCGTGAATATTTGGAAGCGGGATCAGACCTCATTGGCACCAACACCTTCAGTGCGAATTCCATTGCGATGGAGGATTACCAAATGCAGGATGATGTCTATGACCTCAACTACTATTCTGCCAAGCTGGCCAAAGAGGCCGCACAAGAATATTCCCTTAAAACCCCCAATAAACCTCGATTTGTCGCTGGTGCGATGGGCCCGACCAACCGAACGGCTTCTCTATCTCCAGATGTGAACGACCCCGGCTATCGAGCGGTCAACTTCGATCAATTGGTAGACGCCTATTACGAGCAGGCTGTCGGATTGATGGATGGGGGAGCTGACATTCTCCTCATCGAAACCGTATTTGACACCTTGAATTGCAAGGCGGCCATCTTCGCGGTTGAAACCCTCGCAGAAGAGCGCGGACAGCGAATCCCCATCATGGTCTCTGGAACGATCACGGATGCTTCGGGCCGTACGCTTTCAGGTCAAGTGGTCGAGGCGTTTTGGATTTCGGTCAAACATGCCGATTTGCTGAGTGTGGGATTGAATTGCGCATTGGGTGCCAAGCAATTGCGCCAATATGTCAAGGATCTATCTCGTGTAGCCAATGTATACATCAGTGCCTACCCGAACGCTGGCCTACCGAACGAGTTTGGAGCCTACGACCAGACGGATAGACAAATGGCGGAATTGATCCGACCATTTCTTGAGGAAGGGCTGGTCAACTTTGTAGGAGGCTGCTGTGGCTCTACCCCTGAACATATCAAGGCGATCCATGATGTGGCTGTGCATGCAAAGCCGCGGATCGTACCAGAGGAGGAACCCATCCCGAATTTCAGTGGATTGGAACCACTCAAGATCACCGATACTACCAACTTCGTCAATGTCGGAGAGCGTACCAATGTGACAGGCTCCCGAAAATTTGCCCGACTCATCAAGGAGGGCAACTACGACGAAGCCCTATCTGTCGCTCGCCAGCAAGTAGAAGGTGGTGCCCAAATCATCGACATCAACATGGATGAAGGTATGCTGGATTCCAAGGAAGCCATGGTGCGCTTCTTGAATCTCCTAGCTGCCGAACCCGATATTTCCAGAGTGCCTGTGATGATCGATTCCTCCAAATTCGAGGTAATCGAAGCCGGCCTCAAGTGCCTTCAAGGAAAGGGCATCGTCAACTCCATCTCCATGAAGGAGGGCGAGGATGTCTTTATCGAGCAAGCCAAGAAAATCAAACGATACGGTGCGGCTGTCGTCGTCATGGCATTTGACGAAAAGGGACAGGCCGATACCTTCGAACGGAAGATTGAAATCTGTGCCAAGGCCTACAACATCCTCACCAAGCAGGTGGGCATGAAGCCTTGGGACATCATTTTCGATCCTAATATATTCGCAGTGGCCACTGGAATCGAAGAGCATAATAACTATGCTGTAGATTTCATTCAGGCCACAGCTTGGATCAAGCAAAACCTCCCTCACGCCATGGTCAGTGGCGGTGTGAGTAACGTATCTTTCTCTTTCCGAGGAAACAATGCTGTCCGCGAGGCCATCCATGCGGTATTTCTCTACCACGCCATTCGTGAAGGAATGGATATGGGTATCGTGAATGCCGGAATGCTGCAGGTGTACGAAGAGATTCCGAAGGATTTGCTGGAGAAGGTCGAGGATGTGATTCTCAATCGCTCAGAAAATGCTACTGAAGCGCTGGTGGATTTTGCCGATAGTGTCAAGCAATCTGGCGCCAAGCGAAAAGTATCTCTCGAATGGCGGGAAAAGCCGGTCGCGGAAAGGCTGAGCCACGCGCTTGTTGCAGGCTTGGTAGATTTCATCGAGGAAGATGTCGAAGAAGCCCGCCAGATGTTTGACCGTCCGCTGCATGTGATCGAAGGTCCATTGATGGATGGCATGAATGTCGTCGGGGACCTGTTCGGTGCCGGAAAAATGTTTCTGCCACAGGTGGTGAAAAGTGCCCGGGTGATGAAGCGCGCGGTTGCCTATTTGCTTCCTTATATGGAGGACGAGAAGGATGCACAAACAAAATCAGCCGGAAAGATCCTCCTCGCTACTGTGAAAGGCGATGTTCACGACATTGGCAAAAACATCGTCGGGGTCGTCCTTGCCTGCAACAATTTCGAGATCATCGACCTCGGGGTCATGGTGCCGTTGGAAAAAATCCTCGATACCGCACAGAAGGAACAGGTCGATATCATCGGATTGAGTGGATTGATCACGCCATCTTTGGATGAAATGGTCTACGTGGCCGAAGAAATGCAGGCTCGCGGAATGAACACGCCTTTGTTGATCGGAGGAGCCACCACGTCTAGAATTCATACCGCCGTGAAAATCAACCCCATGTATGATCATGGAGTGGTTCACGTACTGGATGCATCCAAATCGGTTCCCGTCGCGCAATCCCTCATGTCTCAAAATGAGGGCGCTCGTGCTGAGTACCTAGATAGTTTCCAGCAGGAATATGAAAAGCTGCGCGAGGGCCATCTCAATCGCCAAGCCCAGAAGAGCTATTTGCCATTGGCGGAGGCACGCGCGAATAAATTCGATATCGACTGGTCCGAAGGCGTCCAACCAGCGCCCAAGCAAACCGGTCTCCAAGTATTTGAGGATTACTCTCTGGAGGCCATCAGCAAATACATCGACTGGACCCCATTTTTCTACACATGGGAAATGAAGGGTCGCTATCCCAAGATCTTCGATGATCCGGAAAAAGGAACGGAGGCCAAGCGTCTTTTCGAAGATGCCCAGCAGATGCTTCGCAAAATCATCGAGGAGAAATGGCTGACAGCCAAGGCTGTAATTGGATTCTGGCCTGCGAATGGGGTCGATCATGAAGATGTGGAGCTCTATACGGATGAAGGTCGCGAAACTGTCTTGGCGAGATTCTGCAATCCTCGTCAACAATCCGAGAAGCGCAATGTCCCCAATTTCTCCCTCGGAGATTTTGTGGCGCCCAAGGAAACGGGCTTGCCTGACTACCTGGGAGGATTTGCTGTAACGGCTGGATTGGGTATCGAGCGGAAGTTGGCCGAATTCGAAGCGGCACACGATGACTACAGTTCCATCATGCTGAAAGCACTGGCAGATCGTCTTGCCGAGGCATTTGCGGAATTGATGCACAAGGAAGTTCGGACCCAACATTGGGGATACTCACCCGAGGAAAATTTCTCCAATCAGGAGTTGATTCAGGAGAAATACGCGGGAATCCGTCCTGCCCCGGGCTATCCCGCCAATCCAGATCACACCGAAAAGATCACCCTCTTTGAACTGCTCAATGCGGAGGAATTGATCGGAATCGGATTGACCGACAGCTTGGCGATGATGCCTGCTGCATCTGTGAGCGGCCTGTATTTCTCCCATCCCAAGTCCAGCTACTTTGGATTGGGTAAAATCACCAAAGAACAGGTCGAGTCTTATGCCGAGCGCAAGGGCATGACCATCAAAGAAGTCGAGCGCTGGTTGAGCCCGAATTTGGGATATTGA
- a CDS encoding DUF6992 family protein, which produces MKWKWLLAFVLFGFGTMDCAWAQQEEWQSWNERRFRLNRINMYVLGGWAVGNIVVGASLRGGTEGSTRYFHEMNMFWNVVNLGLAGAGLYGSYTEAPADYGLWETIQRQEQIEKVLLFNLALNGTYIMTGAYLNERSRRPDVSNPDRLKGYGQSLMMQGGFLLLFDATQYLLHHHGANPSFERWISTLTFNGQSLGISVWI; this is translated from the coding sequence ATGAAATGGAAATGGCTGCTTGCTTTCGTCTTGTTTGGATTCGGTACGATGGATTGCGCCTGGGCGCAGCAGGAGGAATGGCAATCATGGAACGAGCGAAGATTCCGGCTCAATCGAATCAATATGTATGTGCTCGGTGGCTGGGCTGTCGGAAATATTGTGGTCGGAGCTAGCCTGAGGGGAGGTACGGAGGGTTCTACGCGGTATTTTCATGAGATGAACATGTTCTGGAACGTGGTCAACCTTGGATTGGCTGGAGCAGGGCTTTATGGAAGTTATACGGAAGCACCAGCGGATTACGGTTTGTGGGAGACTATCCAGCGTCAAGAACAGATTGAGAAAGTCTTGTTGTTCAATCTAGCACTCAACGGAACTTACATCATGACGGGCGCCTACTTGAATGAGCGAAGTAGGAGACCAGATGTATCGAATCCGGATCGGTTGAAGGGCTACGGCCAGTCGTTGATGATGCAGGGGGGCTTTTTGCTACTTTTCGATGCGACCCAATATTTGCTCCATCACCATGGTGCGAATCCATCCTTCGAACGATGGATATCCACATTGACTTTTAATGGCCAATCGCTCGGGATTTCGGTCTGGATTTAG
- a CDS encoding tetratricopeptide repeat protein: protein MHRCFHILSLCICTAIWLWTSSAAHAQQLPDSMVAKLEAVTKSQQPDFIHRMVHVAATDLEFDLSLAWAQAGLHRAQRWNSPRVLATAQHDLGYILSLKREYENALTHLQEAYRIRRDYGQPKEIQSTLRLLTDICLALDRKVEAVQYQQGILRLATASLDSNLMGSTHKAIGKLFELDNKWDDARFHYQRSYEISNALKDSIYISKDLTNLGRICFNQGNLEGAIRYFQQALKIDQKHRNLVRIADSYDNIGLVYLANNEPQKARAEYFDPGLIMRDDLPDRKARANTLLHIGDTYLKEMDYEAAEFHYRESLMNQTAINDTSVETAYKIGFTTAQLKDWESAAEWLNICIQLSNPAKPDTFLTNSYKLLSDVYASIGKQEEAILYLKKSSGLSDSLFRIQEKEEIEYLERKIERVTFEKQKAENRRILEIERAENKFKETLIIAGSILMILIIILMAVLYHQTKVKQKVNDQLAIQNKVINTQNRQLLKINQRLEDAKKQAEAASVAKSNFLATMSHEIRTPMNGIIGMTSLLMDTLLNDKQREYVQTISTSSQNLHAILNDILDYSRVEAGKLDLEIRTIKIQELLHEVVALFRGAANEKGIELKYHIPQEVPAFIKSDPTRLRQVLVNLVGNAMKFTPSGSIEIFCQLVNDQTVPSKSGEPFQLKFEVKDSGIGIPKEKLESIFDSFQQVDNSVSRKFGGVGLGLAISRKLVELMGGNIHVSSKVDQGSCFSFSIKTEIAPRSDREAFGAAGFEFDKTLGEQFPINILVAEDNKINQIVIDGILGKMGFKAQIVENGQQVLDTLEDTPIDLIFMDIQMPELDGLSATKEIINIYGNDHRPVIIAMTANAMSGVREEYLEAGMDDYISKPFKLEDLEMAIVHWGNFVLKRSGAIQEEI from the coding sequence ATGCATAGATGTTTTCACATTCTCAGCCTGTGTATCTGCACAGCGATCTGGTTATGGACCAGTTCGGCTGCACATGCCCAGCAATTACCTGACAGCATGGTGGCCAAATTGGAGGCCGTTACAAAAAGCCAACAACCGGATTTCATCCACAGGATGGTCCATGTTGCCGCTACGGATCTCGAATTTGACCTCTCGCTTGCATGGGCACAAGCAGGACTTCATCGTGCCCAGCGATGGAATAGCCCACGCGTTTTGGCCACTGCCCAGCATGATTTGGGCTACATCCTTTCCCTCAAGCGAGAATATGAAAATGCCCTTACCCACCTTCAGGAGGCATACCGCATTCGCAGAGACTACGGCCAACCCAAAGAAATTCAATCCACGCTTCGATTGCTTACCGATATCTGTTTGGCACTCGACCGCAAAGTAGAGGCCGTTCAGTATCAGCAAGGAATCTTGAGGCTGGCGACAGCATCGCTCGATAGCAATTTGATGGGGAGTACCCACAAGGCTATCGGAAAACTATTCGAGCTAGACAACAAATGGGACGATGCGCGATTTCATTACCAGAGGTCCTACGAAATCTCCAATGCCCTGAAAGATTCGATCTACATCTCCAAGGATTTGACCAATCTTGGACGCATTTGCTTCAATCAAGGCAATCTAGAAGGAGCGATTCGCTATTTTCAGCAGGCCCTCAAGATTGACCAAAAACATCGAAATCTCGTCCGAATTGCCGACAGCTACGACAATATCGGATTGGTGTACCTCGCCAATAACGAGCCCCAGAAAGCCCGTGCAGAATATTTTGATCCCGGCTTGATCATGCGGGACGACCTTCCGGACCGAAAGGCCAGAGCCAATACCCTGCTCCATATCGGTGATACCTATCTCAAGGAAATGGATTATGAGGCGGCGGAATTTCACTACCGGGAATCCCTCATGAATCAGACGGCCATCAATGACACGAGCGTTGAGACAGCCTACAAAATTGGGTTCACTACCGCACAGCTCAAAGACTGGGAGTCTGCCGCAGAATGGCTCAACATCTGTATCCAACTCTCCAATCCCGCCAAACCAGATACCTTCCTGACCAATAGCTATAAGCTGCTTAGTGATGTATATGCATCCATCGGTAAGCAGGAAGAAGCGATTCTTTACCTGAAAAAATCCTCGGGATTGAGCGATTCCTTGTTTCGAATTCAGGAAAAAGAGGAGATCGAATACCTCGAAAGAAAAATTGAACGCGTCACCTTCGAAAAGCAAAAAGCAGAAAATAGAAGGATTCTCGAGATTGAACGCGCCGAAAATAAATTCAAGGAGACCTTGATCATTGCTGGTAGTATTCTGATGATTCTCATCATTATCCTCATGGCAGTGCTGTACCACCAGACCAAGGTCAAGCAGAAAGTCAATGATCAGTTGGCGATTCAGAATAAGGTCATCAATACCCAGAACCGACAGCTGCTCAAGATCAATCAGCGCCTCGAAGATGCCAAAAAGCAGGCAGAGGCAGCATCCGTGGCAAAATCCAACTTCCTCGCGACCATGAGTCATGAGATCCGGACGCCAATGAACGGGATCATCGGGATGACGAGTTTGCTCATGGACACCCTCCTCAATGACAAACAACGAGAATATGTCCAGACGATCTCAACCTCCTCCCAAAATCTCCATGCCATCCTGAATGATATCCTAGACTATTCGAGGGTAGAGGCTGGCAAATTGGATTTGGAGATACGCACCATCAAGATTCAAGAATTGCTGCATGAGGTGGTCGCACTGTTCCGAGGAGCTGCCAATGAAAAAGGAATCGAACTGAAGTATCACATTCCTCAGGAGGTTCCGGCTTTCATCAAGAGTGACCCGACAAGGCTTCGCCAAGTACTTGTGAATCTGGTCGGAAATGCCATGAAATTCACCCCCTCGGGAAGCATTGAGATTTTCTGCCAGTTGGTCAATGACCAAACCGTTCCTAGCAAATCAGGAGAACCCTTCCAGCTGAAATTCGAAGTCAAGGATTCTGGAATTGGTATTCCCAAGGAAAAGCTGGAAAGCATTTTCGACTCCTTCCAGCAGGTAGACAACTCCGTTTCCCGCAAATTTGGAGGGGTGGGGCTTGGCTTGGCCATTTCCCGCAAGCTGGTAGAACTCATGGGAGGCAATATCCATGTTTCCAGCAAGGTCGATCAAGGGTCCTGTTTCAGTTTTTCCATTAAGACGGAAATTGCCCCGCGCAGTGATCGTGAGGCTTTTGGAGCTGCTGGCTTCGAATTTGACAAAACTCTCGGGGAGCAATTCCCCATCAATATTCTAGTGGCCGAAGACAACAAGATCAATCAGATTGTCATCGACGGCATCCTCGGCAAAATGGGCTTCAAAGCACAGATCGTTGAGAATGGCCAGCAGGTACTCGATACGCTGGAAGATACGCCCATCGATTTGATCTTCATGGATATTCAGATGCCTGAATTGGACGGACTTTCTGCAACCAAGGAAATCATCAATATCTACGGTAATGACCACAGGCCTGTCATTATCGCCATGACTGCCAATGCGATGAGTGGCGTACGAGAGGAATATCTGGAGGCGGGTATGGATGATTATATCAGCAAGCCATTCAAACTGGAAGACCTTGAAATGGCGATTGTCCACTGGGGCAATTTCGTCCTGAAAAGAAGCGGAGCCATTCAAGAAGAAATCTAG
- a CDS encoding efflux RND transporter periplasmic adaptor subunit, with protein sequence MNRGWIIFILIIAIGAVAGTGYFLYSKGQEAPIVYQTEQPEYRDIIKKTVATGAVNPRKEVEIKPQVSGLVEKLYTEAGKKVKKGDLIAKVAIIPDMVSLNNAENRLNRAKINLKNAKREFDRNKSLLDEGVIPDATYQQFALDYQNAQEEVKAAQDNLDLIRKGSTSRSGNANNTMVRSTIEGMVLDVPVEEGRSVIEANTFNDGTTLATVANMGEMIFEGKVDESEVGKLKTGMDLLLTIGAIDEETFDATLEHISPKGVEENGAIQFEIRASVNLKENQFIRAGYSANADIVLERKDSTLAISEKLLQFDDGQPFVEIETGPQQFERKEVETGLSDGIYIEILSGIDSDTKIKDPNSGENN encoded by the coding sequence ATGAACCGTGGTTGGATCATTTTCATACTTATCATCGCTATAGGCGCTGTGGCAGGTACGGGCTACTTCCTTTATTCCAAAGGCCAAGAAGCTCCAATTGTCTACCAAACCGAGCAACCGGAATACCGGGACATCATCAAAAAAACAGTTGCTACGGGCGCGGTCAACCCTCGCAAGGAGGTCGAGATCAAGCCTCAAGTTTCTGGGCTTGTGGAAAAGCTTTACACCGAAGCGGGCAAAAAGGTGAAGAAGGGAGATCTCATCGCCAAGGTGGCCATCATTCCAGACATGGTATCCCTCAACAATGCCGAAAACAGGCTGAATCGCGCCAAAATCAACCTCAAAAACGCCAAGCGTGAATTTGATCGCAACAAGTCTCTGCTGGATGAAGGGGTGATTCCTGATGCCACCTACCAACAGTTTGCGCTTGACTATCAAAATGCCCAAGAGGAGGTCAAGGCTGCACAGGACAATCTGGATCTGATTCGGAAAGGCTCAACCTCCCGTTCCGGAAACGCCAACAATACAATGGTCCGATCCACCATCGAAGGCATGGTGCTAGACGTGCCCGTTGAGGAAGGAAGATCCGTCATTGAGGCCAATACCTTCAATGATGGTACGACGCTAGCGACGGTAGCCAATATGGGTGAAATGATCTTCGAAGGAAAAGTCGATGAGTCCGAAGTGGGAAAACTCAAAACCGGCATGGACCTCCTACTGACCATTGGGGCGATCGACGAGGAAACTTTTGATGCGACTCTGGAACACATTTCCCCCAAGGGAGTCGAAGAAAACGGTGCCATTCAGTTTGAGATACGTGCCTCTGTCAATCTCAAAGAGAATCAGTTTATCCGTGCTGGCTATTCTGCCAATGCCGACATCGTGCTGGAGCGCAAAGATTCTACCCTCGCCATTTCGGAAAAGCTCCTTCAATTTGATGATGGACAGCCTTTTGTGGAAATCGAAACCGGGCCCCAACAATTTGAGCGCAAGGAAGTGGAAACGGGATTATCAGACGGAATCTATATCGAAATTCTCTCGGGAATCGATTCAGATACAAAAATCAAAGACCCCAACTCTGGAGAAAACAACTAG
- a CDS encoding ABC transporter permease codes for MFDLDKWQEIFQSLAQNKLRTFLTAFGVFWAIFMIVIMIGAANGLEAGATTQFSGSATNSVFMWSRETTKPYQGLKAGRRVRMTTEDYEALKRELPEAKYIAPRNQLGGYRGGENVMRKGKSGAFGVYGDMPIIASIESLLLEEGRFINEMDIQDKRKTCVIGKRVKELLFESDEEAIGEYIRIQGVYFKVIGVFKTKKKGDEAEESTQNIYIPFTTYQQAFNNGNRIGWFAMTSQDGLPASIMEDRAVEIIKSRHKVHPDDNRAVGHFNLEQEYQQITNVFFGIRTLGWFVGLLTLIAGAIGVSNIMLVIVKERTKEFGIRRAIGAKPAGIFFQIVLESVVLTGVAGYLGLVVGLSLIESIAYAINEQGVELGMFGAPYIDVQLAIQALVVLIISGVLAGILPAVRALSVTPVEALRAE; via the coding sequence ATGTTTGATTTAGATAAATGGCAAGAAATCTTCCAATCATTGGCACAAAACAAGCTCCGGACCTTCCTGACGGCTTTCGGGGTGTTTTGGGCAATCTTCATGATTGTCATCATGATCGGTGCGGCCAATGGATTGGAGGCAGGAGCCACCACTCAGTTTTCAGGAAGCGCGACCAATAGCGTCTTCATGTGGTCCCGTGAAACCACCAAGCCCTATCAAGGGCTCAAGGCAGGAAGACGTGTCCGGATGACTACCGAAGATTACGAAGCACTCAAACGAGAACTTCCAGAAGCCAAGTACATTGCCCCCAGAAATCAGTTGGGAGGCTATCGCGGCGGAGAGAATGTAATGCGCAAGGGTAAATCTGGGGCTTTTGGCGTCTATGGTGATATGCCCATCATTGCCTCTATCGAATCCCTACTTTTGGAGGAAGGCCGATTCATCAACGAAATGGATATCCAAGACAAGCGCAAAACGTGCGTCATTGGGAAACGCGTGAAGGAACTCCTGTTTGAATCCGACGAAGAGGCCATCGGCGAATATATCCGAATCCAAGGGGTCTACTTCAAGGTGATCGGCGTTTTCAAAACCAAGAAGAAAGGAGATGAAGCAGAGGAATCCACCCAAAATATTTACATCCCTTTCACCACCTATCAGCAAGCGTTCAACAATGGCAATCGCATTGGATGGTTTGCCATGACCTCGCAAGATGGGCTCCCCGCCTCAATTATGGAGGATCGCGCAGTGGAAATCATCAAATCTAGACATAAAGTTCACCCTGATGATAACCGGGCTGTCGGCCACTTCAACTTGGAACAGGAGTACCAACAAATCACCAATGTCTTTTTCGGGATCAGAACCTTGGGATGGTTTGTGGGGCTACTCACGCTGATCGCCGGGGCCATTGGAGTGAGCAATATCATGCTGGTCATCGTGAAAGAACGGACCAAGGAGTTCGGAATTCGCCGGGCCATCGGTGCAAAACCAGCGGGAATTTTCTTCCAGATCGTGCTGGAATCGGTGGTATTGACAGGCGTAGCTGGATACCTCGGGTTGGTGGTCGGGCTTTCCCTGATAGAATCCATAGCCTACGCGATCAATGAGCAAGGCGTAGAACTGGGCATGTTTGGAGCCCCTTACATTGACGTACAATTGGCCATCCAAGCGTTGGTCGTCCTTATCATATCCGGCGTATTGGCAGGTATTCTGCCGGCTGTCCGGGCACTTTCTGTTACTCCGGTCGAAGCATTGAGAGCCGAGTAA
- a CDS encoding ABC transporter permease: MFDLDKWQEIFLTIWHNKLRSFLTSFSVGVGIFILIVLLGMGQGLEDGIRDQFKDDATNSLWISPGITTLPHKGMQPGRRIVFTNEDYELFKQEIPEIEYITSRFYIPGNVVINYGTEYGNFDIRCVHPDHKHLEMSIISEGRFINDIDVEDHRKVACIGINVQEELFGETEPIGEYLHVNGVPFLVVGVFKDEGSERENDKIYLPISTSQRTFGGANRVSRIMFTLGDITLDESLRIEEDVLRMISEKHRFDPEDERAVNIGNSLEQLQQFLDVMLGIKIFIIVIGLFSMLAGIISVSNIMIIVVKERTREIGVRKALGATPASVLSLVLQESIVLTATAGYTGLLLGIGLLELVSANMPEKMEIFARPSVDLTVALGATLLLVISGAIAGFFPALKAARIRPIEALRDE, encoded by the coding sequence ATGTTTGATTTGGATAAATGGCAAGAAATCTTCCTCACAATCTGGCACAACAAGCTCAGATCTTTTCTGACGAGCTTTAGTGTCGGAGTGGGAATTTTCATTCTGATTGTCCTCCTCGGAATGGGTCAGGGCCTGGAAGACGGTATCCGTGATCAATTCAAAGACGATGCCACCAATAGCCTTTGGATTTCCCCCGGTATCACCACCCTCCCCCACAAAGGCATGCAACCGGGTAGAAGGATTGTGTTCACCAATGAGGATTACGAGCTTTTCAAACAGGAAATCCCTGAGATCGAGTACATCACTTCCCGATTTTATATTCCCGGAAATGTCGTGATCAATTACGGAACCGAATACGGCAACTTCGATATTCGATGTGTTCATCCCGACCACAAACACCTGGAAATGAGCATCATTTCCGAAGGGAGATTCATCAATGACATAGATGTGGAAGATCATCGAAAGGTGGCCTGTATCGGAATCAACGTCCAAGAAGAGCTATTTGGAGAAACGGAACCTATTGGAGAATACCTGCATGTCAATGGGGTCCCTTTCCTCGTGGTGGGAGTTTTCAAAGATGAAGGGAGTGAGCGCGAAAACGATAAGATCTATCTTCCCATTTCTACCTCTCAGCGTACCTTCGGCGGCGCCAATCGGGTCAGCCGGATCATGTTTACGTTGGGAGACATCACGTTGGATGAGAGCCTTCGAATTGAGGAAGATGTCCTCCGGATGATTTCCGAAAAACACAGATTCGATCCTGAAGATGAGCGCGCTGTGAATATCGGCAACTCCCTAGAGCAACTCCAGCAATTTCTGGACGTGATGCTGGGAATCAAGATCTTCATCATCGTGATTGGTCTGTTCTCTATGTTGGCGGGGATTATCAGCGTCAGCAACATCATGATCATTGTGGTGAAAGAACGAACTCGGGAGATTGGGGTCAGAAAGGCACTCGGTGCGACGCCAGCCTCGGTGCTGAGCTTAGTCCTCCAAGAATCCATCGTCCTGACCGCTACGGCAGGATATACGGGATTGCTGTTGGGAATAGGTCTGTTGGAATTGGTCAGTGCCAATATGCCCGAGAAGATGGAAATCTTTGCCAGACCTTCCGTAGACCTCACCGTGGCATTGGGGGCGACCTTGTTGCTGGTGATCAGCGGCGCTATTGCAGGATTCTTCCCAGCATTGAAGGCCGCTCGCATTCGACCCATTGAAGCTTTGAGAGACGAATAA